Proteins from one Desmodus rotundus isolate HL8 chromosome 9, HLdesRot8A.1, whole genome shotgun sequence genomic window:
- the NKX2-6 gene encoding homeobox protein Nkx-2.6: MLQNPATSTPFSVNDILRLEREQIGLEALQLQGARRSPESPHYLPLVPEPRESEVPNTSSCDGGDRRQDGSETPGDANELVTEMDAERVGEPQPGLRAASPLRSGTRGLECCTRSCDGMRAEQPKARQRRRPRVLFSQAQVLALERRFKQQRYLSAPEREHLASALQLTSTQVKIWFQNRRYKCKRQRQDKSLELAGHPLAPRRVAVPVLVRDGKPCLGPGAPAFPGPYGPAAAPYSCYSGYAGAPYVAGYSGGYAGAPAGPAPPVPLSSAGLGGGGQSISPQGHLPATLQGVPAW, translated from the exons ATGCTGCAGAACCCGGCCACCTCCACCCCTTTCTCGGTCAACGACATCCTGAGACTAGAGCGCGAGCAGATTGGCCTCGAGGCCTTGCAACTCCAGGGGGCACGGAGGAGCCCCGAAAGCCCTCACTATCTGCCACTGGTCCCAGAACCCAGAGAGTCGGAGGTTCCCAACACCAGTAGCTGTGATGGAGGCGACAGAAGGCAGGACGGGTCAGAGACCCCTGGGGATGCCAATGAGCTGGTCACAGAGATGGACGCGGAACGGGTGGGTGA GCCCC AGCCGGGCCTTCGCGCAGCCTCGCCCCTCCGCAGCGGGACCCGGGGGCTGGAGTGCTGCACCCGCAGCTGCGATGGGATGCGCGCGGAGCAGCCCAAGGCGCGGCAGCGGCGGAGGCCGCGCGTGCTCTTCTCGCAGGCGCAGGTGCTGGCGCTGGAGCGGCGCTTCAAGCAGCAGCGGTACCTGTCAGCGCCGGAGCGCGAGCACTTGGCCAGCGCGCTGCAGCTCACATCTACGCAAGTCAAGATCTGGTTCCAGAACCGGCGCTACAAGTGCAAGAGACAGCGCCAGGACAAGTCCCTAGAACTGGCGGGCCACCCCCTGGCGCCGCGCCGGGTGGCGGTGCCCGTGCTGGTGCGGGACGGCAAGCCCTGCCTGGGTCCCGGCGCGCCGGCCTTCCCAGGTCCCTACGGCCCGGCCGCCGCGCCCTATTCCTGTTACAGTGGTTACGCGGGAGCTCCCTACGTCGCTGGCTATAGCGGAGGCTACGCGGGTGCACCAGCCGGCCCCGCACCTCCAGTGCCCCTGAGCAGCGCGGGCCTCGGAGGGGGTGGCCAGAGCATAAGTCCGCAGGGCCATCTGCCCGCCACACTGCAGGGTGTCCCTGCCTGGTGA